The following are encoded together in the Culex pipiens pallens isolate TS chromosome 1, TS_CPP_V2, whole genome shotgun sequence genome:
- the LOC120431526 gene encoding uncharacterized protein LOC120431526: MTVFKDAPVGYSLCHTFTKMPFSKPSKTGSDMDLARNCIQSGYQPALLMLEKTDYLCTLHHKLSAEREKMLHDKETGELIKRCKHTVKIPDRSNQQQAIGGTENKMQWSQNEARSFSLATAKANTPAAPSFDLSFTPITTSVADMGFPVLQESSDGVRQINEMPASHNVSMNSSYKNYPKQGTQQGVPMQRQPQGVPPQGLLRDFSTTGCTERDQSRQLPPEALPHDTLSRALPQGLQPQQYQAQQWPSQGSMPGWPPQELTPGLPTQGLAQNWPAQGPLQGLQPQQYQAQQWPSQRSMSGWPPQELTPGLPTQGLAQSWPAQGLAQSWPAQGLAQGLQPQQYQAQQWPSQRSMPGWPPQELTPGLPTQGLAQSWPAQGLAQGLQPQQYKAQQCPSQRSMPGWPPQELTPGLPTQGLAQSWPAQGLPQGLQPQRYQTQQWPSQGSMPGWPPQGLTLGLQTQGIMQDWPPQQGQLRRWPPEAPPQFPSQQWPPQGLTQCWLPRAVQPQQRPPHGLNQCWPPQSKLQQYQPLDWLLGAPLQASSLEGQPQQDQSQQWSQGLVQDDLPLQGELRWPPQGAMLKGSTKEISVPSNPFPNWVGPTPQQLLARQVMPTDLPKFRGDPEDWPLFYSTYVNSTDTCGFSHAENLARLQDALQDKALESVRGQLIFPACVPQVLSTLFVLFGRPELIIHTLQNKLQGLPALLEDDLESLITFGLAVQGLCDHIEATGQLAYLSNPSLLLDLVRKLPVEQRLNWVFYKRQFMQVNLITFAGYMSILVAAASEVTIATKEIRIRSTKRKSIKKTKLKKPRSSNDLLTSVRDEGMSIEVRGKLNTQEHQPIGAKQAQEAQVGGTIDQQPEPNTHPKQIGETAQMNRNYSLPSKPGTVPGNNPGKLGYYQARDSQCEGPSTRTCSSQDIGNARVVQEPEVRYRSGDVNTGSAGVRTSSSNPSLKRGQILTIGQQRSVKEWTAKKCR, encoded by the coding sequence ATGACGGTATTTAAGGATGCCCCTGTAGGGTATTCTCTATGTCATACCTTTACCAAGATGCCCTTCAGCAAACCATCCAAAACTGGAAGCGATATGGATTTAGCGAGGAATTGTATCCAGAGCGGTTATCAGCCAGCTCTCCTCATGCTGGAGAAAACCGATTATCTCTGCACTCTCCATCACAAACTATCTGCAGAGCGAGAAAAAATGCTACACGATAAAGAGACCGGCGAGCTAATCAAACGGTGTAAACACACCGTAAAGATTCCAGACCGATCCAATCAACAACAAGCCATTGGAGGGACGGAGAACAAGATGCAGTGGAGCCAAAACGAGGCGAGAAGTTTCTCGCTCGCAACGGCAAAGGCGAACACGCCGGCCGCGCCCTCTTTCGACCTTAGTTTCACTCCGATCACTACAAGCGTTGCTGATATGGGATTTCCAGTTCTACAAGAATCATCAGACGGTGTCAGACAAATTAACGAAATGCCAGCCAGTCATAACGTTTCAATGAATAGTAGCTATAAAAACTATCCGAAACAAGGTACACAACAGGGTGTACCAATGCAAAGACAGCCACAAGGTGTGCCACCGCAAGGACTGCTAAGGGATTTTTCGACGACAGGATGCACAGAGCGAGATCAGTCACGGCAGTTGCCGCCAGAAGCACTGCCACATGACACGTTGTCTCGAGCGCTGCCACAGGGTTTGCAGCCGCAGCAGTACCAGGCGCAACAGTGGCCGTCGCAAGGATCGATGCCGGGTTGGCCGCCACAAGAACTGACGCCGGGTTTGCCAACGCAAGGACTGGCGCAGAATTGGCCTGCACAAGGACCGCTACAGGGTTTGCAGCCGCAGCAGTACCAGGCGCAACAGTGGCCGTCGCAAAGATCGATGTCGGGTTGGCCGCCGCAAGAACTGACGCCGGGTTTGCCAACGCAAGGACTGGCGCAGAGTTGGCCTGCACAAGGACTGGCACAGAGTTGGCCTGCACAAGGACTGGCGCAGGGTTTGCAGCCGCAGCAGTACCAGGCGCAACAGTGGCCGTCGCAAAGATCGATGCCGGGCTGGCCGCCGCAAGAACTGACGCCGGGTTTGCCAACGCAAGGACTGGCGCAGAGTTGGCCTGCACAAGGACTGGCGCAGGGTTTGCAGCCGCAGCAGTACAAGGCGCAACAGTGCCCGTCGCAAAGATCGATGCCGGGTTGGCCGCCGCAAGAACTGACGCCGGGTTTGCCAACGCAAGGACTGGCGCAGAGTTGGCCTGCACAAGGACTGCCACAGGGTTTGCAGCCGCAGCGGTACCAGACGCAACAGTGGCCGTCGCAAGGATCGATGCCGGGTTGGCCGCCACAAGGATTGACGCTGGGTTTGCAAACGCAAGGAATTATGCAGGATTGGCCGCCCCAGCAAGGCCAGCTGCGACGATGGCCGCCAGAAGCACCGCCACAGTTCCCGTCGCAACAGTGGCCACCGCAAGGACTGACGCAGTGTTGGCTGCCACGGGCAGTCCAGCCGCAACAGCGCCCTCCACATGGACTCAATCAGTGTTGGCCACCACAGAGTAAGCTGCAGCAATATCAGCCGCTGGATTGGCTGCTCGGAGCACCGCTACAAGCCTCGTCGTTGGAAGGACAGCCCCAGCAAGACCAGTCGCAACAGTGGTCGCAAGGGTTGGTCCAGGATGACCTGCCACTGCAAGGTGAGCTTCGTTGGCCGCCACAAGGTGCAATGCTAAAGGGGTCGACAAAAGAAATTTCTGTCCCGTCCAATCCATTTCCTAACTGGGTAGGACCTACGCCACAACAACTACTAGCTCGACAGGTTATGCCTACAGATCTTCCCAAATTTCGCGGAGACCCGGAAGACTGGCCACTCTTTTACAGCACATACGTTAATTCAACGGATACGTGTGGCTTCTCCCACGCAGAAAATCTAGCCCGACTACAAGATGCGCTGCAGGACAAGGCACTAGAATCAGTTAGAGGCCAGCTCATTTTTCCGGCGTGTGTCCCTCAAGTGTTGTCCACTTTGTTTGTGCTGTTTGGTAGACCAGAGCTGATCATTCACACCTTGCAGAACAAATTACAGGGCTTGCCAGCACTATTGGAGGACGATCTTGAGTCTCTAATAACATTTGGCTTGGCGGTTCAAGGTTTATGTGACCACATAGAAGCAACAGGTCAACTGGCGTACCTGTCCAACCCTTCTTTACTGCTAGACCTGGTCAGGAAACTCCCAGTGGAACAGCGTTTGAACTGGGTGTTCTACAAGCGGCAGTTCATGCAGGTCAACTTAATCACCTTTGCTGGCTACATGTCAATTCTAGTCGCTGCTGCATCAGAGGTCACCATTGCTACTAAAGAAATTAGAATAAGGTCGACTAAAAGAAAAAGCATCAAGAAAACGAAATTGAAGAAACCACGCTCGTCGAACGACTTGTTGACATCTGTTCGAGATGAAGGAATGTCGATAGAGGTCAGAGGCAAGCTTAACACTCAGGAGCATCAACCAATTGGAGCGAAGCAAGCACAGGAGGCGCAAGTTGGCGGCACAATAGATCAACAACCAGAGCCCAACACACATCCAAAACAGATCGGGGAAACCGCTCAAATGAATAGAAACTATTCACTTCCAAGTAAACCCGGAACGGTCCCCGGAAACAACCCTGGGAAACTTGGGTACTACCAAGCAAGGGACTCACAATGTGAAGGTCCATCAACGAGGACATGCTCCAGTCAAGATATTGGTAACGCAAGGGTGGTGCAGGAACCGGAAGTGCGTTACAGGTCGGGGGATGTTAACACTGGCAGCGCTGGAGTCAGAACTTCGAGTTCGAACCCCTCGTTGAAGCGAGGACAGATATTAACAATCGGGCAACAAAGAAGTGTCAAAGAATGGACTGCGAAGAAATGTAGGTGA